The proteins below come from a single Malus sylvestris chromosome 3, drMalSylv7.2, whole genome shotgun sequence genomic window:
- the LOC126615617 gene encoding ras-related protein RABE1c-like, producing the protein MAAPPARARADYDYLIKLLLIGDSGVGKSCLLLRFSDGSFTTSFITTIGIDFKIRTIELDGKRIKLQIWDTAGQERFRTITTAYYRGAMGILLVYDVTDESSFNNIRNWIRNIEQHASDNVNKILVGNKADMDESKRAVPTSKGQALADEYGIKFFETSAKTNLNVEQVFFSIARDIKQRLADTDTRAEPTTIKINPDQGAGAGQAAQRSACCGS; encoded by the exons atGGCTGCTCCACCGGCAAGGGCTAGAGCCGATTACGATTACCTCATAAAGCTTCTGCTCATCGGCGACAGCG GTGTTGGTAAGAGTTGCCTTCTTTTGCGTTTCTCAGATGGTTCCTTCACCACTAGTTTCATAACTACCATTGG CATTGATTTCAAGATAAGGACCATTGAGCTTGATGGAAAACGAATTAAGCTCCAAATTTGGGATACAGCTGGTCAGGAGAGGTTCCGTACAATCACTActg CTTACTATCGTGGAGCCATGGGAATTTTGCTGGTCTATGATGTAACCGATGAATCATCTTTCAATA ACATAAGGAATTGGATTCGCAACATTGAACAGCATGCTTCAGATAATGTTAACAAAATACTTGTAGGGAACAAGGCTGACATGGACGAAAGCAAACGG GCTGTGCCTACCTCCAAGGGTCAAGCACTTGCTGACGAATATGGGATCAAGTTCTTTGAAACG AGTGCAAAGACTAATCTTAATGTGGAGCAAGTTTTCTTTTCAATAGCAAGAGACATAAAGCAACGGCTTGCAGACACCGACACTAGGGCTGAG CCTACCACAATCAAGATCAACCCTGACCAGGGGGCCGGGGCCGGTCAAGCTGCACAAAGATCAGCTTGCTGTGGTTCTTAA
- the LOC126615618 gene encoding uncharacterized protein LOC126615618 — MSFQNKGLWMRKTGGHVNEGDGNFGNHSRMEPKRSQQWFVDAGEAELFPNKKQAVHIQNSKLSSGMSNENVSSWENASGFQSVPHQFIDRLFGSDTTSSVKFAERNVSPVGSDNWNLRKGIDNQFGEDGSVSLSVSHAMEDPETLSYAGIKKVKVNQVRDGDNAMHVSREYGSNRDNNSNLSTNQAFDRINETGFLSVGQAYDKEHSSVTLMGHAYNQRDAHGRPIGPSYGKGDESVVSMADSYNKGNANLISFGGFSGDQDIVAMGRPVGNYDQLYHPSTVQTSETVCEKELDVSNASAVDNTASVPKTRPESVSKNKPEVKTSKKQAPNSFPSNVRSLISTGMLDGVPVKYVSLAREELRGIIKGVGYLCGCQSCNYTKVLNAYEFERHAGCKTKHPNNHIFFENGKTIYQIVQELRSTPESMLFDTLLTVFGAPINQKAFNSWKESFQAATRELQRIYGKEELNF, encoded by the exons ATG TCTTTCCAGAACAAGGGTTTATGGATGCGAAAGACTGGTGGGCATGTAAATGAGGGAGATGGAAATTTTGGCAACCATTCAAGAATGGAGCCAAAGCGGTCTCAACAATGGTTTGTAGATGCTGGTGAAGCAGAGCTGTTCCCAAACAAGAAGCAAGCAGTACATATTCAAAACAGCAAATTGAGCTCTGGAATGTCAAATGAAAATGTCTCTTCCTGGGAGAATGCTTCCGGTTTCCAGTCAGTTCCCCACCAATTCATTGACCGGTTATTTGGATCTGATACAACAAGCTCTGTGAAATTTGCCGAAAGGAACGTGTCTCCTGTCGGATCAGATAATTGGAATCTAAGGAAGGGTATCGACAACCAGTTTGGAGAAGATGGATCTGTTAGTTTGTCAGTATCTCATGCGATGGAAGATCCTGAAACTCTTAGCTATGCTGGAATTAAAAAAGTCAAAGTCAATCAGGTCAGGGACGGTGACAATGCTATGCATGTTTCGAGGGAATATGGTTCTAATAGGGACAATAATAGTAACCTGTCCACAAATCAGGCATTTGATAGGATAAATGAAACTGGTTTTTTATCGGTAGGGCAGGCCTATGATAAGGAGCACAGTAGTGTCACACTAATGGGTCATGCCTACAACCAGAGGGATGCCCATGGCAGACCAATAGGTCCCAGCTATGGCAAGGGGGATGAAAGTGTGGTATCAATGGCTGACAGTTACAATAAAGGGAATGCAAATTTGATATCTTTTGGTGGGTTTTCTGGTGATCAAGATATTGTAGCCATGGGCAGGCCTGTTGGTAACTATGATCAATTATACCATCCGTCTACAGTTCAAACATCAGAAACTGTGTGCGAGAAGGAATTGGACGTATCAAATGCCAGTGCAGTTGATAATACTGCTTCTGTACCCAAAACAAGACCTGAGTCAGTTTCGAAGAATAAACCTGAGGTCAAAACTTCAAAGAAACAAGCTCCAAACAGCTTCCCGTCAAATGTTAGGAGCTTGATTTCTACGGGCATGCTTGATGGGGTTCCTGTAAAGTATGTTTCCTTGGCACGTGAG GAGCTTCGCGGGATTATAAAAGGTGTTGGCTATCTATGTGGGTGTCAATCATGTAATTATACTAAG GTGCTTAATGCTTACGAGTTTGAGCGCCATGCTGGTTGCAAAACAAAGCATCCAAACAATCACATATTCTTTGAGAATGGTAAGACCATCTATCAGATAGTGCAAGAATTAAGGAGCACGCCTGAGAGCATGTTGTTTGATACACTTCTAACTGTGTTTGGTGCTCCGATCAATCAGAAAGCTTTTAACAGTTGGAAAG AATCATTTCAAGCGGCAACTCGTGAACTTCAGCGTATTTATGGAAAGGAGGAACTGAACTTCTAG
- the LOC126614336 gene encoding zinc finger protein ZAT12-like: MKRSRQDETLDMVNCLMLLSKVGEPDSSPIKYENSKNDRVFVCKTCDREFPSFQALGGHRASHKKPKLMPGGAVDLLHLAEFPGSPVKPKKHECPICGLEFTVGQALGGHMRRHRDVIQAAAVRAQPSPPMPVLKKSNSSKRVSCLNMELNLDLHLAPPGHQQYDLTKLQMIS, encoded by the coding sequence ATGAAGAGAAGCAGGCAAGACGAGACCTTAGACATGGTCAATTGTCTAATGCTTTTATCCAAGGTAGGGGAACCCGATTCCTCCCCCATCAAATACGAAAACTCGAAAAATGACCGAGTTTTCGTGTGCAAGACGTGTGATCGGGAGTTCCCGTCGTTCCAAGCCCTCGGAGGCCACAGGGCGAGTCACAAGAAGCCGAAGCTAATGCCCGGTGGGGCTGTTGACCTTTTACATTTGGCGGAGTTCCCGGGGTCGCCGGTGAAGCCCAAGAAGCATGAGTGCCCGATCTGCGGGCTTGAGTTCACGGTCGGACAGGCGCTTGGGGGACACATGAGGAGACATAGGGACGTCATCCAAGCTGCGGCTGTTCGAGCTCAGCCGTCGCCGCCGATGCCTGTTTTGAAGAAGTCAAATAGTAGCAAAAGGGTGTCGTGTTTGAATATGGAGTTGAATTTGGATCTGCATTTGGCACCACCGGGTCATCAACAATACGATTTGACGAAGCTGCAGATGATTTCTTGA